The Parabacteroides sp. AD58 genome includes a window with the following:
- a CDS encoding argininosuccinate synthase, with amino-acid sequence MKKKVVVAFSGGLDTSFTVMYLAKEKGYEVYAACANTGGFSKEQLKKNEENAYKLGAVKYVTLDVTKEYYEKSLKYMIFGNVLRNGTYPISVSSERIFQALAIARYANEIGADAIAHGSTGAGNDQVRFDMTFLVLAPNVEIITLTRDMALSRDYEINYLKEHGFEADFTKLKYSYNVGLWGTSICGGEILDSAQGLPESAYLKQVTKTGSEQLRLEFKKGELCAVNGEAFDDPIKAIQKVEEIGSAYGIGRDMHVGDTIIGIKGRVGFEAAAPMLIIGAHRFLEKYTLSKWQQYWKDQVANWYGMFLHESQYLEPVMRDIEAMLQESQRNVNGTAILELRPLSFSTVGVESDDDLVKTKFGEYGEMQKGWTAEDAKGFIKVLSTPLRVYYTNHKEEEI; translated from the coding sequence ATGAAAAAGAAAGTAGTAGTAGCATTTAGTGGAGGATTGGATACTTCATTTACAGTAATGTATTTGGCTAAAGAAAAAGGATATGAAGTTTATGCCGCTTGTGCCAATACTGGTGGTTTCAGTAAAGAACAACTGAAAAAGAATGAAGAAAACGCATATAAATTAGGTGCTGTAAAATATGTTACACTTGATGTAACCAAAGAATATTACGAAAAGAGTCTGAAATATATGATTTTCGGAAATGTTCTACGCAACGGTACATACCCGATCTCTGTTAGTTCTGAACGTATTTTTCAGGCTTTAGCAATTGCCCGTTATGCTAACGAAATAGGAGCTGATGCCATAGCGCATGGTTCAACAGGAGCAGGTAATGATCAAGTACGTTTTGATATGACATTCCTTGTATTGGCTCCTAATGTTGAAATCATCACATTAACTCGTGATATGGCACTAAGCCGTGACTATGAAATTAATTATTTGAAAGAGCATGGTTTTGAAGCCGATTTTACGAAATTGAAATACTCTTATAATGTAGGTCTGTGGGGAACATCCATTTGTGGTGGAGAAATTTTAGATTCTGCTCAAGGTCTGCCTGAATCAGCCTACTTGAAACAAGTTACTAAAACCGGTTCCGAACAACTTCGCTTAGAATTTAAGAAAGGTGAATTATGCGCTGTCAATGGTGAAGCTTTTGATGATCCGATCAAAGCAATTCAAAAAGTTGAAGAAATAGGTTCTGCTTATGGAATTGGCCGTGACATGCACGTAGGAGATACAATTATCGGCATTAAAGGACGTGTTGGTTTTGAAGCTGCAGCTCCTATGTTGATTATCGGAGCCCATCGTTTTTTGGAAAAATATACATTAAGTAAATGGCAACAATACTGGAAAGATCAGGTTGCAAACTGGTACGGTATGTTCTTGCATGAAAGTCAATATTTGGAACCTGTTATGCGTGATATTGAAGCCATGTTACAAGAATCTCAACGCAATGTAAACGGAACAGCCATCCTGGAACTTCGTCCTCTTTCATTCTCAACTGTAGGTGTTGAATCAGATGACGATCTGGTTAAAACAAAATTTGGCGAATACGGTGAAATGCAAAAAGGCTGGACAGCTGAAGATGCCAAAGGATTTATTAAAGTTCTTTCTACTCCTTTGCGTGTTTACTATACAAACCACAAAGAGGAGGAAATATGA
- the argC gene encoding N-acetyl-gamma-glutamyl-phosphate reductase, with protein MIRVGIIGGAGYTAGELIRLLINHPDVEIVFVNSSSNAGNLITDVHEGLYGETDMRFTGELPLDSIDCLFFCTAHGDTKKFMESHTVPDHVKIIDLSMDYRIESEDHDFVYGLPELNRRRICTAKHIANPGCFATCIQLGILPLAKHLMLNGDLHVNAITGSTGAGVKPSATSHFSWRNDNISIYKPFTHQHLAEIKQSLKQLQNSFNSEINFIPVRGNFSRGIFATTYLDCKVDLDEIKRIYQSYYEDHSFTFVIDKNPDLKQVVNTNKCLIYLQKYEDKLLIVSMIDNLLKGASGQAVHNMNLLFGLEEKVGLHLKPSAF; from the coding sequence ATGATCAGAGTTGGTATCATTGGAGGAGCAGGATATACAGCAGGCGAATTAATTCGTCTGCTGATTAATCATCCCGATGTAGAAATCGTTTTCGTCAATAGCTCAAGTAATGCAGGTAACTTGATTACAGATGTACATGAAGGACTTTATGGAGAAACTGATATGCGTTTCACAGGAGAACTTCCTTTGGACAGCATTGATTGTTTATTTTTCTGTACAGCACACGGCGACACCAAGAAATTTATGGAATCGCACACCGTACCCGATCATGTCAAAATTATCGATCTCTCTATGGATTACAGAATAGAAAGCGAAGATCATGATTTTGTATATGGTTTACCAGAGTTGAACAGACGTAGAATTTGTACAGCAAAACACATTGCCAATCCTGGTTGTTTTGCGACCTGTATCCAGTTAGGTATTCTCCCTTTAGCCAAGCATCTTATGCTAAATGGAGATTTGCATGTCAATGCTATTACCGGATCAACGGGGGCAGGAGTCAAGCCATCTGCGACTTCTCATTTTAGCTGGCGTAATGACAACATTTCAATCTATAAGCCATTCACCCATCAACATCTGGCTGAGATCAAACAAAGTTTAAAGCAGTTACAAAACAGCTTCAACAGTGAAATCAACTTTATTCCGGTCAGAGGAAATTTCTCACGTGGGATATTTGCGACAACTTACCTGGATTGTAAAGTTGATTTAGACGAAATCAAACGTATTTATCAATCGTATTACGAAGATCATTCATTTACATTCGTGATCGACAAGAATCCTGATTTGAAGCAAGTCGTAAATACGAACAAATGTTTGATTTATTTACAAAAATATGAAGACAAACTGTTGATTGTTTCTATGATTGACAATCTACTGAAAGGAGCAAGCGGACAGGCCGTCCATAATATGAACCTTCTGTTTGGACTGGAAGAAAAAGTAGGTTTGCATCTGAAACCATCAGCATTCTAA
- a CDS encoding aspartate aminotransferase family protein, with protein sequence MKLFDVYPLFNIEIVKGKGCHVWDKEGNEYLDLYGGHAVISVGHSHPTYVKAISDQVSKLGFYSNSVINSLQQTLADKLGKASGYDEYSLFLINSGAEANENALKLASFHNGKKRVLAFKHSFHGRTSAAVRVTDNPKIIAPVNEGLDVSYLPLNDSFAVEAELKKGDVSSVIIEGIQGVGGIQVPTNDFLQDLRSLCTKYQAVLILDEIQSGYGRSGKFFAHQYAGIRPDMITVAKGIANGFPMGAVLISPIFKPFYGMLGTTFGGNHLACAAAIAVLDIMNDEGLVANAEKVGSFLLEELHKLPGIKEIRGRGLMIGIEFEEPIKEIRSKLLFEQKVFTGVAGTNTIRLLPPLCLTLDEAAEFISRFRQVLGIKE encoded by the coding sequence ATGAAACTTTTTGATGTTTATCCTTTATTCAATATAGAGATCGTAAAAGGTAAAGGTTGCCATGTTTGGGATAAAGAAGGCAATGAATACTTGGATCTATATGGAGGACATGCTGTAATTTCAGTTGGACATAGTCATCCGACCTATGTAAAAGCAATCAGCGACCAAGTAAGCAAACTCGGATTTTATTCAAATTCAGTAATTAATAGTTTGCAACAAACATTAGCCGATAAATTAGGTAAAGCATCCGGTTATGATGAATATTCATTATTCTTAATCAACTCTGGAGCTGAAGCTAATGAAAATGCTCTGAAACTTGCTTCATTCCATAATGGTAAAAAACGAGTACTTGCCTTCAAACATTCGTTTCACGGGCGGACTTCAGCTGCTGTTCGGGTTACAGACAACCCTAAAATTATCGCTCCTGTAAACGAAGGATTAGATGTTTCTTATCTGCCTCTCAACGATTCTTTTGCTGTTGAAGCCGAATTAAAAAAGGGCGATGTATCATCTGTTATCATTGAAGGAATCCAAGGTGTAGGTGGTATCCAAGTACCGACTAACGACTTTCTGCAAGACTTACGTTCGTTGTGTACAAAATATCAGGCCGTATTGATTCTCGATGAAATCCAATCAGGATACGGTCGGAGCGGTAAATTCTTTGCTCATCAATATGCAGGAATCCGTCCGGATATGATTACCGTTGCCAAAGGTATTGCTAATGGTTTTCCTATGGGAGCAGTTCTTATCAGCCCTATCTTTAAGCCATTTTATGGTATGTTAGGTACTACTTTTGGAGGTAACCATTTGGCTTGTGCAGCTGCTATTGCCGTATTAGATATCATGAATGATGAAGGATTAGTGGCCAATGCAGAAAAAGTAGGTTCTTTCCTGCTTGAAGAATTACACAAACTACCGGGTATCAAGGAAATTCGTGGACGAGGCTTAATGATTGGTATTGAATTTGAAGAACCTATCAAAGAAATTCGTTCCAAATTGCTTTTTGAGCAGAAAGTATTTACAGGAGTTGCAGGAACTAATACCATCCGCTTATTACCTCCTTTATGCCTGACCTTAGATGAAGCGGCAGAGTTTATCAGTCGTTTCCGCCAGGTCTTAGGAATCAAAGAATAA